Proteins from a single region of Humidesulfovibrio mexicanus:
- a CDS encoding pseudouridine synthase family protein, which produces MSSAPHHDAQPEDGGPAFARAPLVVTPEEAGQKLLQFLQRRLGRSVPGSALLRVIRTGQVRVDGGRKKPFFRLAAGQQVRVPPLTDAAPSADAPAAAGPAGSDQSLPGLDILLETPGLLAVRKPAGLCSHAGTRHRDSVADRLKAMYAGAPFLPVLAHRLDKDTSGILLAAKSYAELRRLNDLFAGRGVVKTYVAWVDGVWEADGPQLLEDRLDRLELEAGRVAGRKKVQPAAGDGGKSARCEARPLLRKRQATLLLVRLLTGRTHQIRVQLSLRGHPVISDAVYGRKVRGLPMLLHALCLRLPETSVFSPPSWQGPFSLPVGLLEALRAELSA; this is translated from the coding sequence ATGAGCAGCGCTCCACATCACGACGCCCAGCCCGAAGACGGCGGCCCCGCTTTCGCGCGCGCCCCGCTTGTGGTGACGCCGGAAGAGGCAGGGCAGAAGCTGCTGCAATTCCTGCAGCGCCGTCTGGGGCGCAGCGTTCCCGGCTCGGCTCTCCTGCGCGTCATCCGCACCGGCCAGGTGCGGGTGGATGGCGGCCGAAAGAAGCCGTTCTTCCGTCTGGCCGCCGGGCAGCAGGTGCGCGTGCCGCCCCTGACCGACGCAGCGCCTTCCGCTGACGCGCCCGCGGCGGCCGGACCGGCCGGGTCGGACCAGTCCTTGCCGGGGCTCGACATTTTGCTGGAAACGCCCGGCCTGCTGGCCGTGCGCAAGCCCGCGGGCCTGTGCTCCCATGCGGGCACCCGCCACAGGGATTCCGTTGCCGACAGGCTCAAGGCCATGTACGCGGGCGCGCCGTTTCTGCCCGTGCTGGCCCATCGGCTGGACAAGGACACCTCCGGCATTTTGCTTGCGGCCAAAAGCTATGCCGAGCTGCGCCGCCTGAACGACCTGTTCGCTGGCCGCGGCGTGGTCAAGACGTATGTGGCCTGGGTGGACGGGGTTTGGGAGGCGGACGGCCCGCAACTGCTGGAGGACCGCCTGGACCGCCTGGAGCTGGAGGCGGGGCGCGTAGCGGGCCGCAAGAAGGTGCAGCCCGCGGCCGGAGACGGCGGCAAGTCCGCGCGCTGCGAGGCGCGTCCCCTGCTGCGCAAGCGGCAGGCCACGCTGCTTCTGGTGCGCCTCTTGACCGGCCGCACCCACCAGATTCGCGTGCAGCTTTCCTTGCGCGGGCATCCGGTCATCAGCGACGCGGTGTACGGCCGCAAGGTGCGCGGACTGCCCATGCTGCTGCACGCGCTGTGTCTGCGCCTGCCGGAAACCTCCGTCTTCTCCCCCCCGTCGTGGCAGGGGCCCTTCAGTCTGCCCGTCGGGCTTCTGGAAGCGCTTCGGGCCGAGCTTTCCGCCTAG
- a CDS encoding BON domain-containing protein, which produces MPRTLLLIACLCLLPSLAGCGTAYKAAVDQRDVGTFVDDGRIESSVRALYINDDLVKLRDISVNSYLGTVYVVGEFESDKQKMRSVKLARQVDGVRKVTIVPFPKRDDPTCGTSDDLALYAKIKTKLVEDTDIWSTQVDVKLVQCNAVVLGLVGSQRDANAIIRHVNSVEGVRTVQNLVRIVKR; this is translated from the coding sequence ATGCCCCGCACCCTTCTGCTCATCGCCTGCCTCTGCCTGCTGCCCAGCCTTGCAGGCTGCGGCACGGCCTACAAGGCCGCCGTGGACCAGCGCGACGTGGGCACTTTCGTGGACGACGGCCGCATCGAGTCCTCTGTGCGCGCCCTGTACATCAACGACGACCTGGTCAAGCTGCGTGACATCTCCGTGAACTCCTACCTGGGCACGGTGTACGTGGTGGGCGAGTTCGAGAGCGACAAGCAGAAGATGCGCTCGGTCAAGCTGGCGCGCCAGGTGGACGGCGTGCGCAAGGTCACCATCGTGCCCTTTCCCAAGCGCGACGACCCCACTTGCGGCACCTCCGACGATCTGGCCCTGTACGCCAAGATCAAGACCAAGCTGGTGGAGGACACCGACATATGGTCCACCCAGGTGGACGTGAAGCTGGTGCAGTGCAACGCCGTGGTCCTGGGGCTTGTGGGCAGCCAGCGCGACGCCAACGCCATCATCCGCCACGTGAACAGCGTGGAAGGGGTGCGCACCGTCCAGAATCTGGTGCGCATCGTCAAGAGGTAG
- a CDS encoding C40 family peptidase: MGALRKKRPVRAALLLLLGAVWLGGCAPAHIPVEPPPPMPESGKNAVVAAARSLMGVRYTPGGESPRTGFDCSGLTWWTYRQVGVTLPRVSYEQYEVGQAVGRRDIRPGDLVFFRLSGSRKNMHVGIATERGAFIHSPSKGGRVREESLDMPYWRERYVGARRIVRSDG; the protein is encoded by the coding sequence ATGGGGGCCCTGCGAAAGAAGCGTCCGGTCCGGGCGGCCCTGCTGTTGCTGCTGGGAGCCGTGTGGCTTGGCGGCTGCGCCCCGGCGCACATTCCCGTGGAGCCGCCGCCGCCCATGCCCGAATCCGGCAAGAACGCCGTGGTGGCCGCCGCGCGCTCCCTCATGGGGGTGCGCTACACGCCGGGCGGCGAATCCCCGAGGACAGGCTTCGATTGCTCCGGCCTCACCTGGTGGACCTACCGGCAGGTTGGGGTGACCCTGCCGCGCGTTTCCTATGAGCAGTACGAGGTGGGCCAAGCCGTGGGCCGTCGCGACATCCGCCCTGGCGACCTGGTGTTTTTCCGCCTGTCCGGAAGCCGCAAGAACATGCACGTGGGCATCGCCACCGAGCGCGGGGCGTTCATCCACAGCCCCAGCAAGGGCGGCCGCGTGCGCGAGGAGTCCCTGGACATGCCGTATTGGCGGGAACGCTATGTCGGCGCACGGCGCATCGTGCGCTCCGACGGGTAG
- the modA gene encoding molybdate ABC transporter substrate-binding protein codes for MRNSLSSAKALVLALALFLAPAQLFAADLTVSAAASLTDAFKVIKTQFEKANPGVTVVTNFAASSPLLRQIESGAPVDVFASADQKTMDQAAQKNLIVPATRIDFVRNALVLIEPAGAKASLKSMSQLTQPSVKRIAIGNPETVPAGRYTKESLTTAKLWEAVTPKLVLGESVRQTLDYVARGEADAGFVFATDAKVAGAKVRVVAEAPTTTAVRYPIAVVAASKNPKAKAFVDFVAGPEGQKILQEFGFKKP; via the coding sequence ATGCGCAATTCCCTTTCGTCCGCCAAGGCACTTGTCCTGGCCTTGGCCCTGTTCCTCGCCCCGGCGCAGCTTTTCGCCGCAGACCTCACCGTCTCTGCAGCGGCCAGCCTCACCGACGCCTTCAAGGTCATCAAGACGCAATTCGAGAAGGCCAATCCCGGCGTGACCGTGGTGACCAACTTCGCGGCTTCCAGCCCGCTGCTGCGCCAGATCGAAAGCGGCGCGCCCGTGGACGTGTTCGCCTCCGCGGACCAGAAAACCATGGACCAGGCCGCGCAGAAGAATCTCATCGTTCCCGCCACGCGCATCGATTTCGTGCGGAACGCCCTTGTGCTCATCGAGCCCGCCGGGGCCAAAGCCAGCTTGAAAAGCATGTCCCAACTGACACAGCCAAGCGTGAAGCGCATCGCCATCGGCAATCCGGAGACCGTGCCCGCAGGCCGCTACACCAAAGAGTCCCTCACGACGGCCAAGCTGTGGGAGGCCGTGACGCCCAAGCTCGTGCTGGGCGAGTCCGTGCGCCAGACCCTGGACTACGTGGCGCGCGGCGAGGCGGACGCGGGCTTCGTGTTCGCCACCGACGCCAAGGTCGCCGGGGCCAAGGTGCGCGTGGTGGCCGAAGCGCCCACAACCACGGCCGTCCGCTATCCCATCGCCGTGGTGGCCGCCAGCAAGAACCCCAAGGCCAAGGCGTTCGTGGACTTCGTCGCCGGGCCGGAAGGGCAAAAGATCCTGCAGGAATTCGGCTTCAAGAAACCCTAG
- the tsaA gene encoding tRNA (N6-threonylcarbamoyladenosine(37)-N6)-methyltransferase TrmO, whose product MPDKSPRSLLQAVSCVPIGVLRSPHVDLAGMPIQPVGARGVAGHIELELQYAPGLKDLDGFSHVIVLYHLHGSTGFDLVVTPFLDDEQRGVFATRAPRRPNPIGLSVLELTCVDVERGVVELMNVDILDGTPVLDIKPYVPAFDVWQPARTGWIGRNGTDASVCRSDERFR is encoded by the coding sequence ATGCCAGACAAGTCCCCCCGCAGCCTTTTGCAGGCCGTGTCCTGCGTTCCCATCGGCGTGCTGCGCTCGCCCCATGTCGATTTGGCCGGGATGCCCATCCAGCCCGTGGGGGCCCGCGGCGTGGCCGGACACATCGAACTTGAGCTGCAGTACGCTCCGGGTCTCAAGGACCTGGACGGCTTCTCCCATGTCATCGTGCTGTACCATTTGCATGGCAGCACGGGCTTCGATCTCGTGGTGACGCCGTTTCTGGATGACGAGCAGCGCGGCGTGTTCGCCACGCGTGCGCCCCGGCGGCCCAACCCCATCGGCCTTTCCGTGCTGGAGCTGACCTGCGTGGACGTGGAGCGCGGCGTTGTGGAGCTCATGAACGTGGACATTCTGGACGGCACGCCTGTGCTGGACATCAAGCCGTATGTTCCGGCCTTCGACGTGTGGCAGCCCGCGCGCACGGGCTGGATCGGCCGCAATGGCACGGATGCGAGCGTTTGCCGCTCCGACGAACGCTTCCGCTAG
- a CDS encoding alpha/beta fold hydrolase, giving the protein MTTFVLVHGAFQGPWVWAETARGLALSGHEALRPALSGCGHLRGRPDAGAGLLAHIEDLVRFIEDEGLTDVTLTANSYAGLAACGAAERLPGAVSRLVLADGIVPMRGKSFADMGGENFRNMLAQHAQPAPDGQAGSLVRPWPLGMFGVPAERAEWFQSRLGPMALAAFTDVYPGSGKPPQASRTFIRCTPAGTPMLAAMADRVKAEGWAMQELASGHCAPACAPLELARMLAALAE; this is encoded by the coding sequence ATGACGACATTCGTATTGGTGCATGGCGCGTTTCAGGGACCGTGGGTCTGGGCCGAAACAGCACGCGGACTGGCTCTTTCCGGGCACGAGGCCCTGCGGCCCGCGCTTTCCGGCTGCGGGCACCTGCGTGGCCGCCCCGACGCCGGGGCCGGACTTCTGGCGCACATCGAAGACTTGGTGCGCTTCATCGAGGACGAGGGGCTTACGGACGTGACGCTTACGGCCAACAGCTACGCCGGGCTTGCCGCCTGCGGCGCGGCCGAGCGCCTGCCCGGCGCGGTGTCGCGGCTGGTGCTGGCGGACGGCATTGTGCCCATGCGGGGCAAGAGTTTTGCGGACATGGGCGGCGAGAACTTCCGCAACATGTTGGCCCAGCACGCCCAGCCAGCTCCGGACGGACAGGCCGGGTCGCTGGTGCGGCCCTGGCCCCTGGGCATGTTCGGCGTGCCCGCCGAGCGCGCCGAGTGGTTCCAGAGCCGTCTGGGGCCCATGGCCCTGGCCGCGTTCACCGATGTCTACCCCGGCAGCGGCAAGCCGCCCCAGGCATCGCGCACGTTCATCCGCTGCACGCCCGCGGGCACTCCCATGCTGGCCGCCATGGCCGATCGCGTCAAGGCCGAGGGCTGGGCCATGCAGGAACTGGCCAGCGGGCACTGCGCCCCTGCCTGCGCGCCACTGGAGCTGGCGCGGATGCTGGCGGCCCTGGCCGAGTGA
- a CDS encoding TOBE domain-containing protein, translating to MKVSARNLIPGKVKGITMGPVNAEVIIEVAPGIEVVSVITAHSVKSMGLRVGSEVKAMIKASNVMLVTD from the coding sequence ATGAAGGTCAGCGCCCGCAATCTCATCCCCGGCAAGGTGAAGGGAATCACCATGGGCCCCGTGAACGCGGAAGTCATCATCGAGGTGGCCCCTGGCATCGAGGTGGTGTCGGTGATTACCGCCCATTCGGTGAAGTCCATGGGCTTGCGGGTCGGCTCCGAGGTCAAGGCCATGATCAAGGCCTCCAACGTCATGCTCGTCACGGACTAG
- a CDS encoding electron transfer flavoprotein subunit alpha/FixB family protein: MNVLFLAHTEADGGLSKAACEALSAAKGLGGELVVGLYGAEVQKAADQIAGCGAVKFLGVAGADFATARYASDAAACEALAKAAAAELIVMPSTSRASRVAPGVAARLGAAVDTRLTALEAAGGKVVGTRWFYRQRILGKVARDTRPWLVTVDSGCFAAFEGAGTAQVEAVAASGQSRTTVTGVIAPAADAQTIRPDAKLLLVAGAGWGKTQADGQKHLDEASQIILGLLSATQASLGSSKSLVDQSGEGAALPFLTHMHQVGQTGATPRHQKGLATCCHGEEPHVVGWRFIGERRAVNLDANCGWAQGKADVLYVADAFAVAKKLAELLK, translated from the coding sequence ATGAACGTGCTTTTCCTTGCGCATACCGAGGCCGATGGAGGCCTCTCCAAGGCCGCGTGCGAGGCGCTCTCCGCGGCCAAGGGCCTTGGCGGCGAACTCGTTGTGGGCCTCTACGGGGCCGAGGTGCAGAAGGCTGCGGACCAGATCGCCGGATGCGGGGCGGTGAAGTTCCTGGGCGTGGCCGGGGCGGACTTCGCCACCGCGCGCTACGCCTCGGACGCGGCGGCCTGCGAGGCCCTGGCCAAGGCGGCCGCGGCCGAGCTCATCGTCATGCCCTCCACCAGCCGGGCCAGCCGCGTGGCCCCCGGCGTGGCCGCGCGCCTGGGCGCGGCGGTGGACACCCGCCTCACCGCCCTGGAGGCGGCTGGCGGCAAGGTCGTGGGCACCCGCTGGTTCTACCGCCAGCGCATCCTCGGCAAGGTCGCACGCGACACGCGGCCCTGGCTGGTCACCGTGGACTCGGGCTGCTTCGCGGCCTTCGAGGGCGCGGGAACGGCCCAGGTGGAAGCCGTGGCCGCCAGCGGGCAAAGCCGCACCACGGTCACCGGGGTCATCGCCCCGGCGGCAGACGCCCAGACCATTCGCCCGGACGCCAAGCTGCTGCTGGTGGCGGGCGCGGGCTGGGGCAAGACCCAGGCCGACGGCCAGAAGCACCTGGACGAGGCCAGCCAGATCATTCTGGGCCTGCTTTCCGCCACCCAGGCGTCGCTGGGCAGCTCCAAGTCCCTGGTGGACCAGAGCGGCGAGGGCGCGGCCCTGCCGTTTTTGACGCACATGCACCAGGTGGGGCAGACCGGCGCCACCCCCCGCCACCAGAAGGGGCTGGCCACCTGCTGCCACGGCGAGGAGCCCCACGTGGTGGGCTGGCGCTTCATCGGCGAGCGCCGGGCGGTGAACCTGGACGCGAACTGCGGCTGGGCCCAGGGCAAGGCTGACGTGCTCTACGTGGCCGACGCCTTCGCCGTGGCCAAGAAGCTGGCGGAGCTGCTGAAGTAG
- a CDS encoding electron transfer flavoprotein subunit beta — MNGLQIVVLGSIVPDPLQTLEPVTGPAGPALKNELMLPAVLDPWAACALYEAASLAKKTGGKVYLVALGPKAKLQQVMMNVAQKVPFEIVVLDGPAGGFADAAETAKALAAGVEKIPGLDKGKLLLFGGWQSASRSTGAVLSMVGELLGVTEQFQGVDELVLAEDGGFTVLERVEGGCYQKSSCQSLPALIGWATGSLPEPPNNPQVGMANMRLIMPALAKAAPAPLKGEGLTYASVEVPSQRRDTRIVKDASVDDIARELADWIRA, encoded by the coding sequence ATGAACGGATTGCAGATCGTGGTGCTCGGGAGCATCGTGCCCGACCCCTTGCAGACCCTGGAGCCCGTCACCGGCCCGGCCGGTCCGGCGCTCAAGAACGAGCTGATGCTGCCCGCGGTGCTGGATCCCTGGGCCGCCTGCGCCCTGTACGAAGCCGCCAGCCTGGCCAAGAAGACCGGGGGCAAGGTGTACCTGGTGGCGCTGGGGCCAAAGGCCAAGCTGCAGCAGGTGATGATGAACGTGGCCCAGAAGGTGCCCTTCGAGATCGTGGTGCTGGACGGCCCCGCGGGCGGCTTCGCCGACGCGGCGGAAACGGCCAAGGCGCTGGCGGCCGGGGTGGAGAAGATTCCCGGCCTGGACAAGGGCAAGCTGCTCCTCTTCGGGGGCTGGCAGTCGGCCTCGCGCAGCACGGGCGCAGTGCTCTCCATGGTGGGCGAGCTCTTGGGCGTCACCGAGCAGTTCCAGGGCGTGGACGAACTCGTCCTGGCCGAGGACGGCGGCTTCACCGTGCTGGAGCGCGTTGAAGGCGGCTGCTACCAGAAATCCTCCTGCCAGAGCCTGCCCGCGCTCATCGGCTGGGCCACCGGCAGCCTGCCGGAGCCTCCCAACAACCCGCAGGTGGGCATGGCCAACATGCGTCTCATCATGCCCGCCCTGGCCAAGGCCGCGCCCGCTCCGCTCAAGGGCGAGGGGCTCACGTACGCGAGCGTCGAGGTGCCCAGCCAGCGCCGCGACACCCGCATCGTCAAGGACGCCTCGGTGGACGACATCGCCCGCGAGCTGGCGGATTGGATCCGCGCCTAG
- a CDS encoding 4Fe-4S ferredoxin: protein MTDETAAPQADTGLPEGIERQRMDVDIACVGFGPAMGGFLHTLSQGLMDEDGTPAVESKAMPGMPPQVICYERADDIGFGVSGVVTKGRGLHASFPDLDLSQIPFATEVAHEEVLYLLDPIGASRKPLLLRLADKALRALGLAKDHAYALPYVPGFLRKEPGLLLSMGQFNQWAGAQIMGQGVAQIWPGTPVAEPILFDRVVAGVRLQDQGVDKQGAPEAGFMPGMDIRAALTVVGDGPVGAVGRALDEKLGLPVGNHAREWAVGMKMVVDLPEDCQLKEGTVLHTLGFPEPEIFGFLYVYPGNVASLGIFVPSWFDNPVRTGYRYLQHWMQHPALWKHLKGGRMRSWGAKSLQESGRKGEPHLAGDGYARIGEGSGTTNVLTGSGFDEAWTSGVLLGVSVLELLKADKPFTRENLEASYVRRRRDSWLDREAQAAEKARDGFQVGVVQGLMGMALTGFSGGKLFWPGASKKPHERIPSIEEFFRGRISPEEIDAIRRDCTAKGLPLSGALMDRAGWPAIQHDGQLLVSHQDALLMGGKVQAAPGYRDHVTFKSTQLCKTCDEKVCVEACSGQAISTNPEGGAPLFDREKCVHCGACIWNCSKPSPDGGEGANVRFSAGAGGLHSAEN from the coding sequence ATGACCGACGAGACCGCCGCCCCTCAGGCCGACACTGGCTTGCCCGAAGGCATTGAGCGCCAGCGCATGGACGTGGACATCGCCTGCGTGGGCTTCGGCCCGGCAATGGGCGGCTTCCTGCACACCCTGTCCCAGGGCCTGATGGACGAGGATGGCACGCCCGCCGTGGAAAGCAAGGCCATGCCCGGAATGCCGCCGCAGGTCATCTGCTACGAACGCGCCGACGACATCGGCTTCGGCGTGTCCGGCGTGGTGACCAAGGGACGCGGGCTGCACGCCAGCTTCCCGGACCTCGACCTTTCGCAGATTCCCTTCGCCACCGAGGTGGCCCACGAAGAAGTGCTCTACCTCCTCGACCCCATCGGCGCGAGCCGCAAGCCGCTTCTGCTGCGCCTGGCCGACAAGGCCTTGCGCGCCCTTGGCCTGGCCAAGGACCACGCCTACGCCCTGCCCTACGTGCCGGGCTTTCTGCGCAAGGAGCCGGGGCTGCTGCTTTCCATGGGCCAGTTCAACCAGTGGGCGGGCGCGCAGATCATGGGCCAGGGCGTGGCGCAGATCTGGCCCGGCACCCCCGTGGCCGAGCCCATCCTCTTCGACCGCGTGGTGGCGGGCGTACGCCTGCAGGACCAGGGCGTGGACAAGCAGGGCGCGCCCGAGGCCGGGTTCATGCCCGGCATGGACATCCGCGCCGCGCTGACGGTGGTGGGCGACGGCCCGGTGGGCGCGGTGGGCCGCGCGCTGGACGAGAAGCTCGGCCTGCCCGTGGGCAACCACGCGCGCGAGTGGGCCGTGGGCATGAAGATGGTGGTGGACCTGCCCGAGGACTGCCAGCTCAAGGAAGGCACGGTGCTGCACACGCTGGGCTTCCCGGAGCCCGAGATTTTCGGCTTCCTCTACGTGTATCCCGGCAACGTGGCCTCCCTCGGCATTTTCGTGCCCTCCTGGTTCGACAACCCCGTGCGCACCGGCTACCGCTACCTGCAGCACTGGATGCAGCACCCGGCCCTGTGGAAGCACCTCAAGGGCGGGCGGATGCGCTCCTGGGGGGCCAAAAGCCTCCAGGAATCCGGCCGCAAGGGCGAGCCGCACCTCGCGGGCGACGGCTATGCGCGCATCGGCGAGGGCTCCGGCACCACCAACGTGCTCACCGGCTCCGGCTTCGACGAGGCCTGGACCAGCGGCGTGCTGCTGGGCGTCAGCGTGCTGGAACTGCTCAAGGCCGACAAGCCCTTCACCCGCGAGAACCTTGAGGCCAGCTACGTGCGCCGCCGCCGCGACTCCTGGCTGGACCGCGAGGCCCAGGCCGCGGAGAAGGCCCGCGACGGCTTCCAGGTGGGCGTGGTGCAGGGGCTCATGGGCATGGCCCTCACCGGCTTCTCCGGCGGCAAGCTGTTCTGGCCAGGGGCCAGCAAAAAGCCCCACGAGCGCATCCCCAGCATCGAGGAGTTCTTCCGCGGCCGCATCAGCCCGGAGGAGATCGACGCCATCCGGCGCGACTGCACGGCCAAGGGCCTGCCGCTCTCCGGCGCGCTCATGGACCGCGCGGGCTGGCCCGCCATCCAGCACGACGGGCAGTTGCTCGTCTCGCACCAGGACGCCCTGCTTATGGGCGGAAAGGTGCAGGCCGCGCCCGGCTATCGCGACCATGTGACCTTCAAAAGCACGCAGCTGTGCAAGACCTGCGACGAAAAGGTCTGCGTGGAGGCCTGCTCCGGCCAGGCCATCAGCACCAATCCGGAAGGCGGCGCGCCGCTCTTCGACCGCGAGAAATGCGTGCACTGCGGCGCCTGCATCTGGAACTGCAGCAAGCCCTCGCCAGACGGCGGCGAAGGCGCCAACGTCCGCTTCAGCGCGGGCGCGGGCGGCCTGCACTCGGCGGAGAATTAG
- a CDS encoding cupin domain-containing protein, whose product MTSPHRGPLPEDPEVLAIVKALGLVPLPQEGGLYAETYRSARILPAFSAGPQQTGPRACATAIYYLVTPTRFSALHRVASTEIFHFYLGDSVHMLQLGPDGQGKSLVIGANLAAGERPQVVVPRGVWQGTRLAPGGRFALLGCTVSPGFDFADYEHGDRARLTRQYPAWEADIAALTPEGERQADLPARG is encoded by the coding sequence ATGACCTCCCCCCATCGCGGCCCCCTGCCCGAAGACCCGGAAGTCCTGGCCATCGTCAAGGCCCTCGGCCTCGTCCCCCTGCCGCAGGAGGGCGGCCTCTACGCCGAAACCTACCGTTCGGCGCGCATCCTGCCCGCGTTTTCCGCCGGGCCGCAGCAGACCGGCCCGCGCGCTTGCGCCACGGCCATCTACTACCTGGTCACGCCCACGCGCTTTTCGGCCCTGCACCGGGTGGCCAGCACGGAAATCTTCCACTTCTACCTGGGCGACTCCGTGCACATGCTGCAGCTCGGTCCGGACGGCCAGGGAAAAAGCCTCGTCATCGGCGCCAACCTTGCCGCCGGAGAGCGCCCGCAGGTGGTGGTGCCGCGCGGGGTGTGGCAAGGAACCCGCCTTGCGCCTGGCGGGCGCTTCGCCCTGCTTGGCTGCACCGTGAGCCCGGGCTTCGACTTCGCCGACTATGAGCACGGCGACCGCGCGCGGCTCACCCGCCAGTACCCGGCCTGGGAGGCCGACATCGCCGCCCTGACGCCTGAGGGGGAGCGGCAGGCAGACCTCCCCGCGCGCGGTTGA